The following are from one region of the Amyelois transitella isolate CPQ chromosome 21, ilAmyTran1.1, whole genome shotgun sequence genome:
- the LOC106137219 gene encoding probable RNA-binding protein EIF1AD — MSKVTKRKHVFNEALWDDFELPKENQTVVKLLKSVGNNLHEVTTPSGEVYLVSMPTKFRKNIWVKRGDYILVEPIAEGNKVKAEIVNILNKDSIKYYKQCKVWPKEFEDKQEIKTNTDEIFVNTNRKHQIVIESCSDTTDSESEADSASDSDKK, encoded by the exons ATGTCAAAAGTTACCAAAAGGAAACACGTTTTCAACGAAGCTCTTTGGGACGATTTCGAATTACCAAAAGAAAATCAAACAGTGGTCAAATTGTTGAAAAGTGTAGGAAACAATCTACACGAG gTGACCACACCATCAGGGGAAGTTTACCTAGTATCAATGCCAACAAAGTTCCGGAAGAACATATGGGTGAAAAGGGGTGATTATATACTCGTAGAACCTATAGCTGAAGGCAACAAAGTGAAAGCTGAAATAgtgaatatattaaataaagattcaatcaaatattacaaacaatgtAAGGTGTGGCCTAAGGAGTTTGAGGATAAACAAGAGATCAAAACAAACACTGATGAAATATTTGTGAATACTAATAGGAAACAtcaaattgtaattgaaaGTTGTAGCGATACAACAGATAGTGAAAGTGAAGCCGATAGTGCAAGCGACAgtgataagaaataa